A part of Aegilops tauschii subsp. strangulata cultivar AL8/78 chromosome 2, Aet v6.0, whole genome shotgun sequence genomic DNA contains:
- the LOC109731849 gene encoding uncharacterized protein isoform X2 — protein sequence MDPATIARTSSSFSRISISEPQIYGPRTLRDEGVVRKEERDKLRWALLAKIESCYGRVKLLRGVFDAGFCFGLLYPISNIVAGVSIAGAMSVDDPDNEPVPAASFPKRRKTDVIGDMHQRSLNGLVAFLAALFPYLTEPKAMWYLNKEELDPLVAARLIIQHRGMEQSFGFKSDTTAAAVELALRCAAAAAQHPCPKQFASAWKLLSHFLGSVATVLSGPCVTFDRFQSAEIIDILLKKHQPSDFSLEKSWDLASCRLLKLSPDLFGEVMGFPERSTMRRMLLATIHGYYLQALARLPKEKLRSQYHHSLLQAGHCYGPLDPVSNIILNTIWYSQAYPLTKKVDLEAISTGGLFRIAVRSFYGLVSFLCTRCATHLSPDQAMQRLQASGADLRIADPNHLDDDNNDDAMVSASVEQAYAAAAAAAFHPKPRDQAELLRPSNPMLRMASHYLKDGGKLSGMDADHLAECLFYSISELEQTEHAETNIEAVNKLTYGRMDRLINDFWNEHAAVVGMVKSLIDVYSRQPGVPKYELHLICGVNKYVDGPVYTGPFTRIYHYSHINFLATKSAGAPPTLFFAECRNDGTQTQEMGWCCPVDVPSPGTGMRTSPLPVL from the exons ATGGATCCAGCCACGATCGCCAGGACCAGCAGCAGCTTCAGCCGCATCAGCATCAGCGAGCCACAGATCTACGGGCCGCGGACCCTCAGGGACGAAGGAGTTGTCAGAAAAGAGGAGAGGGACAAGCTTAGATGGGCCCTCCTTGCCAAGATTGAGAGCTGCTACGGGCGGGTGAAGCTCCTCCGGGGGGTCTTCGACGCCGGCTTCTGCTTCGGGCTCCTATATCCCATCTCCAACATCGTCGCCGGCGTCTCGATCGCCGGTGCCATGAGCGTGGATGACCCTGACAATGAACCCGTCCCCGCAGCATCTTTCCCGAAGCGGAGAAAAACAGATGTGATCGGGGACATGCACCAGCGGTCGCTCAACGGCCTCGTAGCCTTCCTGGCCGCCCTCTTCCCCTACCTCACTGAGCCCAAGGCTATGTGGTACCTCAACAAAGAAGAGTTGGATCCCCTTGTTGCCGCCCGCCTCATCATCCAGCACCGGGGGATGGAGCAGAGTTTCGGGTTTAAATCCGACACCACTGCCGCCGCCGTGGAACTGGCCCTTAGATGTGCTGCAGCTGCCGCCCAGCACCCGTGCCCGAAGCAGTTTGCGTCAGCTTGGAAGCTGCTTTCACATTTTCTTGGGAGTGTCGCCACCGTGCTATCAGGCCCATGTGTAACTTTCGATCGTTTCCAGTCCGCTGAAATCATAGATATTCTGCTCAAGAAACATCAGCCATCAGATTTCAGCCTTGAGAAATCATGGGATCTTGCCTCTTGTCGTCTACTCAAGCTCAGTCCTGACCTCTTCGGGGAGGTGATGGGATTTCCTGAGCGGTCCACTATGAGGCGAATGCTGCTCGCCACCATCCATGGATACTACCTGCAGGCACTAGCCCGGCTGCCCAAGGAGAAGCTGCGCTCTCAATACCACCACAGCCTGCTCCAGGCCGGCCACTGCTATGGTCCACTGGACCCTGTCTCCAACATCATCCTCAATACAATCTGGTACAGCCAAGCCTACCCTCTAACCAAGAAGGTTGACCTAGAGGCAATCAGCACAGGAGGCCTTTTTCGAATTGCAGTCAGATCCTTCTATGGCCTTGTCTCCTTCCTGTGCACCCGCTGCGCCACACACCTCTCGCCGGACCAAGCCATGCAGCGACTGCAGGCGTCTGGGGCCGATCTCCGAATCGCTGATCCTAACCACCTTGATGATGATAACAATGATGATGCTATGGTATCTGCCAGTGTCGAACAAGCCTATGCTGCAGCTGCAGCTGCTGCATTTCACCCCAAACCTCGTGACCAGGCAGAGCTTCTCCGACCGTCTAATCCAATGTTGCGGATGGCCTCGCACTATCTCAAGGATGGCGGCAAGCTCTCCGGCATGGACGCTGACCATCTTGCCGAATGTTTGTTCTATTCCATCAGCGAGTTGGAACAAACTGAGCACGCAGAAACAAACATCGAGGCGGTAAACAAGTTGACCTACGGAAGGATGGATCGACTCATAAATGACTTCTGGAATGAGCATGCTGCAGTCGTTGGAATGGTGAAATCTTTAATTGACGTATACAGCCGGCAACCTGGG GTACCCAAGTACGAGTTGCATCTTATCTGCGGTGTCAATAAGTATGTTGATGGCCCTGTGTACACGGGTCCTTTCACTCGCATATATCATTACTCCCACATCAACTTCCTCGCTACCAAATCTGCCGGTGCACCACCAACGCTATTCTTTGCTGAATGCCGCAATGATGGCACTCAGACTCAGGAGATGGGCTGGTGCTGCCCTGTCGACGTACCATCTCCAGGCACTGGAATGCG
- the LOC109731849 gene encoding uncharacterized protein isoform X3 gives MDPATIARTSSSFSRISISEPQIYGPRTLRDEGVVRKEERDKLRWALLAKIESCYGRVKLLRGVFDAGFCFGLLYPISNIVAGVSIAGAMSVDDPDNEPVPAASFPKRRKTDVIGDMHQRSLNGLVAFLAALFPYLTEPKAMWYLNKEELDPLVAARLIIQHRGMEQSFGFKSDTTAAAVELALRCAAAAAQHPCPKQFASAWKLLSHFLGSVATVLSGPCVTFDRFQSAEIIDILLKKHQPSDFSLEKSWDLASCRLLKLSPDLFGEVMGFPERSTMRRMLLATIHGYYLQALARLPKEKLRSQYHHSLLQAGHCYGPLDPVSNIILNTIWYSQAYPLTKKVDLEAISTGGLFRIAVRSFYGLVSFLCTRCATHLSPDQAMQRLQASGADLRIADPNHLDDDNNDDAMVSASVEQAYAAAAAAAFHPKPRDQAELLRPSNPMLRMASHYLKDGGKLSGMDADHLAECLFYSISELEQTEHAETNIEAVNKLTYGRMDRLINDFWNEHAAVVGMVKSLIDVYSRQPGVPKYELHLICGVNKYVDGPVYTGPFTRIYHYSHINFLATKSAGAPPTLFFAECRNDGTQTQEMGWCCPVDVPSPGTGMRSFSLAT, from the exons ATGGATCCAGCCACGATCGCCAGGACCAGCAGCAGCTTCAGCCGCATCAGCATCAGCGAGCCACAGATCTACGGGCCGCGGACCCTCAGGGACGAAGGAGTTGTCAGAAAAGAGGAGAGGGACAAGCTTAGATGGGCCCTCCTTGCCAAGATTGAGAGCTGCTACGGGCGGGTGAAGCTCCTCCGGGGGGTCTTCGACGCCGGCTTCTGCTTCGGGCTCCTATATCCCATCTCCAACATCGTCGCCGGCGTCTCGATCGCCGGTGCCATGAGCGTGGATGACCCTGACAATGAACCCGTCCCCGCAGCATCTTTCCCGAAGCGGAGAAAAACAGATGTGATCGGGGACATGCACCAGCGGTCGCTCAACGGCCTCGTAGCCTTCCTGGCCGCCCTCTTCCCCTACCTCACTGAGCCCAAGGCTATGTGGTACCTCAACAAAGAAGAGTTGGATCCCCTTGTTGCCGCCCGCCTCATCATCCAGCACCGGGGGATGGAGCAGAGTTTCGGGTTTAAATCCGACACCACTGCCGCCGCCGTGGAACTGGCCCTTAGATGTGCTGCAGCTGCCGCCCAGCACCCGTGCCCGAAGCAGTTTGCGTCAGCTTGGAAGCTGCTTTCACATTTTCTTGGGAGTGTCGCCACCGTGCTATCAGGCCCATGTGTAACTTTCGATCGTTTCCAGTCCGCTGAAATCATAGATATTCTGCTCAAGAAACATCAGCCATCAGATTTCAGCCTTGAGAAATCATGGGATCTTGCCTCTTGTCGTCTACTCAAGCTCAGTCCTGACCTCTTCGGGGAGGTGATGGGATTTCCTGAGCGGTCCACTATGAGGCGAATGCTGCTCGCCACCATCCATGGATACTACCTGCAGGCACTAGCCCGGCTGCCCAAGGAGAAGCTGCGCTCTCAATACCACCACAGCCTGCTCCAGGCCGGCCACTGCTATGGTCCACTGGACCCTGTCTCCAACATCATCCTCAATACAATCTGGTACAGCCAAGCCTACCCTCTAACCAAGAAGGTTGACCTAGAGGCAATCAGCACAGGAGGCCTTTTTCGAATTGCAGTCAGATCCTTCTATGGCCTTGTCTCCTTCCTGTGCACCCGCTGCGCCACACACCTCTCGCCGGACCAAGCCATGCAGCGACTGCAGGCGTCTGGGGCCGATCTCCGAATCGCTGATCCTAACCACCTTGATGATGATAACAATGATGATGCTATGGTATCTGCCAGTGTCGAACAAGCCTATGCTGCAGCTGCAGCTGCTGCATTTCACCCCAAACCTCGTGACCAGGCAGAGCTTCTCCGACCGTCTAATCCAATGTTGCGGATGGCCTCGCACTATCTCAAGGATGGCGGCAAGCTCTCCGGCATGGACGCTGACCATCTTGCCGAATGTTTGTTCTATTCCATCAGCGAGTTGGAACAAACTGAGCACGCAGAAACAAACATCGAGGCGGTAAACAAGTTGACCTACGGAAGGATGGATCGACTCATAAATGACTTCTGGAATGAGCATGCTGCAGTCGTTGGAATGGTGAAATCTTTAATTGACGTATACAGCCGGCAACCTGGG GTACCCAAGTACGAGTTGCATCTTATCTGCGGTGTCAATAAGTATGTTGATGGCCCTGTGTACACGGGTCCTTTCACTCGCATATATCATTACTCCCACATCAACTTCCTCGCTACCAAATCTGCCGGTGCACCACCAACGCTATTCTTTGCTGAATGCCGCAATGATGGCACTCAGACTCAGGAGATGGGCTGGTGCTGCCCTGTCGACGTACCATCTCCAGGCACTGGAATGCGGTCATTTTCCCTTGCGACTTAG